In the genome of Paenibacillus pabuli, the window CCGCCATTAATGGTGGAACAGACAATGCCGGACGCAAAAGTGTGGAGCAGCATCTGGATGCCGCCTTGGCACAAAAGAAAGCAGGTACGCCAATTACCGCTTCATTCGTTATCTACAACTTGCCTGGGCGGGATTGTCATGCGCTTGCGTCCAATGGTGAACTTCCACTAACACAGGCGGCCCTGCAGACGTATAAAACGGATTATATTGATGTGATCGCAGATATCTTCGCAGATCCGAAGTATCAAGATATTCGCATTATTGCAGTCATTGAGCCGGACAGTCTGCCTAACCTTGTGACCAACCTGAGTACACCAGCTTGTGGTCAAGCCAGTTCAACAGGTATCTATGAGGCGGGTGTGAAGTATGCACTGGACAAGCTGCACGCCATTCCGAATGTGTACAACTATCTGGATATCGGCCACTCCGGCTGGCTTGGATGGGATAACAACCGTTCTGGAGCAGTCGCGCTGTATACCAGTGTTGTGCAAGGGACAGCCGCGGGTCTGAACAGTGCGGATGGTTTCATTACGAATACAGCGAACACGACACCGCTGGGAGAGCCGAACCTGTCCAACCCGGATCTCAATATTGGTGGACAACCGATTAAATCCGCCAAGTTTTATGAGTGGAATCCTTATTTTGACGAAACCGATTTCACCGCTGCGTTGTATGCCGATTTCGTACAAGCCGGCTGGCCAAGCAGCACAGGTTTCCTGATTGATACCAGCCGGAATGGTTGGGGCGGGGTAGACCGTCCAGCATCGGCTACGGGCAGCAACATCAACGATTATGTGAATTCCGGACGTGTAGATCGCCGGGAGCATCGGGGGAACTGGTGTAATGCCAGTGGGGCTGGCATAGGAGAAGCACCTAAAGCAGCACCAGGACCAGCCCATTTGGATGCATATGTATGGGTCAAACCTCCAGGGGAGTCTGATGGCTCCAGCTCGGAGATTCCGAACAACGAAGGAAAAGGCTTCGACCGGATGTGTGATCCAACGTTTACAACTCGTGATGGTGTATTGACGGGTGCACTGCCTAACGCACCAGTGTCAGGTCACTGGTTCCATGACCAATTCGTCATGCTGGTACAAAACGCATTCCCTGTTCTTCCTGCCAGCAATGGTGAAGGGGGTGGAACGACAGCTCCAGCAGCTCCGGCGACACTGTCTGCGACAGCAGGTAACGCACAGGTTTCCCTGAGCTGGACAGCCTCTACAGGAGCGACCAGTTATAACGTGAAACGGGCGTTGAGTGCATCAGGTCCATTCACGACGGTTGCTGCGGGCGTAACCGGCACATCGTATGCCAATACAGGTCTGATCAATGGAACAACCTACTATTATGTGGTTAGTGCCGTAAATGCCGCGGGTGAAAGTGCAAATTCGGCTGTAAAAAGTGCTGTGCCGGTAGCAGGTGTGACAGCTCCTGCCGCACCAACAGCGCTGACAGCTACGGCAGGCAATGCTCAAATCAGTTTGTCCTGGGCGGCTTCAGCAGGAGCGACAGGTTATAACGTGAAACGGGCGTTGAGTGCATCGGGTCCATTCACAACGGTTGCTGCGGGTGTGAATGGCACATCCTACACCAATACAGGTCTGACCAATGGAACGACCTATCATTATGTGGTTAGTGCCGTGAACGCTGCTGGGGAAAGTACCCATTCTGCCGCAGCTTCCGCAACGCCGCAAAGTGTAGTTGTTCCGACCAGTGATCTGGTTCTGCAATATCGTGCGGGAGATACAAACGCGGCAGATAACCAAATCAAACCGTATTTCAATATCAAAAACGTAGGTAACACAGCTGTAAACCTGAGTGATCTGAAAATCCGGTATTACTTCTCCAAAGAAGGTTCTGCAGCGATGGATTCTGCTATCGATTACGCTCAAGTTGGCGGAGCCAACATCCAGCGCACGTTCACCGATTCCTATGTAGAGCTGAGCTTCACTGCTGGAGCAGGCGCGATCCAGGCAGGTGGACAATCCGGGGATATCCAGCTCCGCATGTACAAAACGGACTGGAGCAACTTTGATGAAACCAATGATTATTCCTACGATCCAACCAAAACATCCTATCAGGACTGGAACAAGGTGACCCTATACAAGGGCGGTAACTTGGTCTGGGGGATAGAGCCTTAAAAGAAATATTATACAGTTGGTTCGGTTGTGAAAAATGAA includes:
- a CDS encoding glycoside hydrolase family 6 protein; its protein translation is MTKSKTLSRGGKVLRRSVKQMLAAALLAAGIFPGMAPGVTQAAEAHVDNPFVGATSYLNQDYSALVDTSIALTSDASLKAKMETVKSYPTAVWIDRIAAINGGTDNAGRKSVEQHLDAALAQKKAGTPITASFVIYNLPGRDCHALASNGELPLTQAALQTYKTDYIDVIADIFADPKYQDIRIIAVIEPDSLPNLVTNLSTPACGQASSTGIYEAGVKYALDKLHAIPNVYNYLDIGHSGWLGWDNNRSGAVALYTSVVQGTAAGLNSADGFITNTANTTPLGEPNLSNPDLNIGGQPIKSAKFYEWNPYFDETDFTAALYADFVQAGWPSSTGFLIDTSRNGWGGVDRPASATGSNINDYVNSGRVDRREHRGNWCNASGAGIGEAPKAAPGPAHLDAYVWVKPPGESDGSSSEIPNNEGKGFDRMCDPTFTTRDGVLTGALPNAPVSGHWFHDQFVMLVQNAFPVLPASNGEGGGTTAPAAPATLSATAGNAQVSLSWTASTGATSYNVKRALSASGPFTTVAAGVTGTSYANTGLINGTTYYYVVSAVNAAGESANSAVKSAVPVAGVTAPAAPTALTATAGNAQISLSWAASAGATGYNVKRALSASGPFTTVAAGVNGTSYTNTGLTNGTTYHYVVSAVNAAGESTHSAAASATPQSVVVPTSDLVLQYRAGDTNAADNQIKPYFNIKNVGNTAVNLSDLKIRYYFSKEGSAAMDSAIDYAQVGGANIQRTFTDSYVELSFTAGAGAIQAGGQSGDIQLRMYKTDWSNFDETNDYSYDPTKTSYQDWNKVTLYKGGNLVWGIEP